The sequence below is a genomic window from Macadamia integrifolia cultivar HAES 741 chromosome 1, SCU_Mint_v3, whole genome shotgun sequence.
GATGGAAATCAGATCTAAAAACCCAGGAAAATCGAAAACCCCAGTTGTcctgtacttttttttctttaaactgGACCATAATGGTGCTCGCAATGATCATGGGTTCACAGAGGACCTAAAAGAAAATGCAAACTCCTCTCATGGGTTCACAGAGGACGTAAAAGAAAATGCAAACTCCTCTCAGAAGGATTACTATTCCACAATTAGGTGAGATATTGGTGGTATCAACTAACTACAAGCATCCAACTTCAGCAAATCAGCAATTCAATTATGAAAACCTGTTCCAGACGTATGTGAAATTGATGGTATCAACAAAAAATTTGGCCAAAAATGGCATCATGCACTTACATATTTTATAATAAACTTGAAGAGCAATCAATTTGTTAAAACTAAGTAAGTCAACCAGCTTCAGCAATTAAACTACAACCGACACTGATCACAGTAATGCACTCAGAGCACATTCAGAACTTACCTTTTTCTTATTGAAGTTCAACTTCTGCACAAATTCCTGATATAACATTTCATCTTCCTTCATAGATATCTCATAATGAACTTCATCGGGATCTTTGGCAGTGCCGTCCCAGCCCTCAGGCATGACCTTGAAATCAGGTTTGTAAGGAAGGGAAGCAACATGGAATTCCATATCATGGGATTTGAAGAACCTGAAAAAGAAGCATTAGTAtcgaaaatatatattttccctGAAACTCTCTAATGAACAAGGCATAAATTgttcaaagaaagagagaaagtgtAAGCCCACTTGAATTGTGGATTAAGTTTTTATGGTGACAAACATCAGTGTTTGGTGGTAACTAAACAAGTGGACATAAATGGAATTAACATGTCTGTGGGACTAACCATGTAACTAGTTGATCAAAGACTTTCCCAGAAATACAGTCACTAGTGGCAAATGATATTGTTCCGAAAGCTCCTAAAACATGTTTATAGTGAATTAGGTTTTTATCTCACAGGTACTGTCATTAGTGGCAAATGACAATGTACTAGTCCAGATGATAAAAGCATGTTATTGATGAACATTCTGGTTGCTATATGACGTGTATAACAAACTATGTTCTGTCCAACTTTATGTGTGTATGTGTGGGCATGAGTGTTGATAAGTAGACATGCACTAATGTAGTAACGTGTCTCTTAGGTGATGTATAATCCTCATACCAGAAGTGAAGAAAGAGTTCATCAAGCATctcagaagagagagagttcGAGCAAGCAAGTCAAGACAACTCAAGCAAATTGAAGATGCTCAAGCAAGTCATGCCAAGGAAAATGAAGCACTTGATCACATCATACAAGCTTCAGCATGCCACAATTATTCAAGAAATGGATGAATGTCTACAACTTTGAAGGAACTACACGCATCGAAGGAGAAAACGATCAAGATCGAGCTTCACAAAacataaaattagggtttacaTTTCTTGAATCTTATGTAATCCTATGTAATGGTTTTAGCCAAACCCAAGTGCTAATGTTTTGCCTTTGCCAGCTGGATTGGGAtcaaagcatagttgtcaaggcggttTGCCAACAAACTACCGCCTTAGTGCACCACATGTTGCCTTGGTGCAAGGCTctgttttgacacttatttatgccaacatttacttaagatattattcataaataagcaaataccccatatttggatcccaataaaaatagtttcaaaACCAAGTTCCAAAATGATAAGAAGTCAACCCCCTAGTCCACTAACATAAACTGAATTTTTTGTTATagaggcgattttcaactttcaaatgctaggttttttttcaattctgaaaatttcataaatcttataatGGTTAAACATtatcaaaaaccaaaagtgTGGTAAAACATCTTTTGATGTGATATccataaattattttcattcaggtgatTTTAAGGGCATTCACACATTagaataagtttgaccggaacataactttatcattacaactcagatttaagtaatcttggACATTTTGGAAAGCTGGATAtttgctctacctaatacaaacgTCTCATGtacaaataaaatcatttgactagtcaaactcattagagaacaagaatatttctctaaatgttgatttttatgacttgatgcgacttaggctccatttgtttcagCATGGAAAATTTTCCCCGTAATATTTTACGGTAAAATCAGATTTTCCTTCGTTTGTTTTTTAGtttggaaaatttttatttggtaAAATTTTACAAGAGGGCTAACCTTTTCCAGAAAATTGGATGGAAATTTTACCCTGAAATTTGTCGGTAAAACACCTTGGAAAACCTATCAGGGAGACTCACTTCCTCATCTCCTCCTTCCCTCTTCCCCGCCGACCTGTAGCCTCTCCTCCGTCTCTCCTTCTCATCTCAGAGCAGATCGTGTTGACAAACAGCTCCAAGTTCCAGGCTTTCTAGCTGAAGATCTCTTTGTCAGTCAAGTCAGTCAAAGCCTCTTCAGAGGATATTCTACCtgaacccttctctctctctcttcgatCCTCGTGCCTGGCTAGTTCTTCTTCTACGCTCCTCATTCTCACACTCTGGTCAACAGGTATTTTGTCCTCCATTGGTTGTTGAAATCAGGATTTCATTGTCTATTTTTAGTTAATAATTTGACCTCTTAATGGATTTTGGTGACGATTCTGTTTCTTTTGTGATAGAATTGATTGATCATTCTATTCCCTTTCCCTTTTCTATCTCTATATGATCCGTTGGTTTTGGATTGCAATTATTATCCAATAACATACGTCATTGATTATGGAGAGTTGATAATTTACAACTTTGTTAGAGGAAGGTTGAGCCAAGGCCTACGCCCTTAGGCCTCAACCATGCCACGGTTTTTGGATCAGGCAAAACCCATAATGATCACCATGGATATCAAGGTGATATCCATGGCATTATAATTGCTTGGATGTGAGATTTCTCGTTTTTTATATATTGCAGAATAATTTGTTAAACATAGGAGCAATACAGTTTGATGGATTGGATTCTGAGAATCAAATCACTCCCTTATTCTGAAGCCTCAACCTCCCATTGATTTAGGTCTACAAATTTTGCCCCATGAAACCAAGGTGATGCCCTCTATTTTTGTCAGTTTTACTCAATTCCTAAAGGCTGCCTGAAATTTATCTAGTGTGGAATGCACTTCTCCTGTAAACCAATTAGGAGGCATTCAGTAGGAGGGTAGTGCTGGCATCACATACTGGATTAGTGTGGCTATTCCAGCAGAAGATAGAAGCTTGGAGTTCCACACTTTTTaagttctttttgtttttatggtCTAACAGATAAACATACCTTTTGCTTCTTACATGATCATGGGACACACATAATGATTTatatgtctatttctctcctcaaATGCTTaaagtttttaaaaaaattatttgtctGCTGCCTCAAAGTTTTGATGCAGAATTTGAAATTCATAAATTAAGCATGAGCGTATGCTAGTGCATACTACTCTCTTAATCAAATTTGGCTATATGATTCTAATTAACAAAGTTATTGATCCAACTTTTCTTCAGATCTTctaccaaagaaagaaaaaaaaaaaaagtttttctttagACCATTTACTAGATAAGGGAAACAATTAGTAGAGACCAGGAAATGGAGAGAAGCTTCTTCATTCATTTACCTAGGAAGACTAAACAGGTGGTTCCTTCTTTTTGGGAACCCAAGCAGTTCAAAAGTAGTGGGCCAATACAAATCTGGGAGAAAAAAGAccaaaaaggaggggggggggaggaagaagaagaagaccagaaAGCATCAACTGGTCTAAACATGTTGAATTTGAGTTAGTATCTCTTTGCAGTCTCTGGTTTGATTCCAGGTTTTTATCAAAACCAGACAAATTGAATCTAGAAAACTACTCATATTTGTACTTTATAGTTGATTAATTAAGAGGGTAAGATTGCCCCATTGGCATTATTGTGAGGACACCTTACAAATTAGATACAAGATGATTTTACCTTGTTTAAAACAGTACCTTGATATGGGATTTCATTCTAAGCATGGTTTTGAACCTCAGAATTGAGCTCCATAAATCCCAAGTTGCCTCGGACGATCTGTCCTGATTCTGGTAAAATTTTGAAGGAACTTAGGTAACAACACCAGGCATTAACTATTATGGATCTCATGTTGATTCAGCTAATCTGATCCCAAATTATAAAATCTTTGTTTCTAACCCAAATGAGGTGCCTTAAATGCCACTCGTGTTCCTAAATTGGTACTGTCATAGAAGATACTTTTGCTTATGAGCAACCTAACCTAACCTGCTAAGTAAATCCTGCAAAACATGAGGTCAGGGAAGCCTGGGTCAAGTTGTCAACTCGATGCCTCAAGGAAACtacaaaaaaaagaacagatcTTCTCCACCCATTCAGACAACGAGCCTGGAGTCTTCATTTCAAGTCTATGAAGGTGAGCATGCTCAAACCAAGGACAACCTCCTCGGAAAATTTGAGCTCACAGGGGATTCCTCCAGCTCCAAGAGGTGTCCCACAGATCAATGTCTGCCTTGACATTGATGCGAATGGAATTCTCAATGTGTCTGCCAAGGACAAGACTGCAGTCTGTAGGAGTGAAGAAAGCAGAGGACAAGTGAAGAAAAGAAGGTGGAGGCAAACAACTCGCTTGAGAACTACGCTTATTACATGAGGAATACAATCAGTGATGAGAAGATTGGTGGGAAATTGGAACCTTCTGATAAGAAGAACATTGAGAAGGCCATCAATGAGACAATTGAGTGGCTGGACTGAAACCAATTCGCTGAAGTGGAGGAGTTTGAAGACAAATTGAAGGAGTTGGATGGTCTCTGCAACCCAATCATTGAGACGATGTACCAGTGTGGTGGTGACATGCCTAGAGGAATGGGTGGTGGTTCTGGTATGCCTGGAGGTGGCTGTGGCAGGAGCAGCCAAAATGGGTCTGGTACAGGTGCAGGGCCTACGATTGAAGAGATTTTTTGAGGCAAGTTAGTTGAGTAAGTCCTATGGAAGTAGATGGTGCTCTGTTCTGAAATTTGGTTCTGCGGTCTATGATTGTGGGGTTGTGCAAAGGGGTTGGGGGAGAAGGTAGGGAAACAGTTCTGTTCCAATAAGTAACCAATTTTTCATCGTTTGGAACTTAAAGTTAGATATGTTTAGAGTTGGACTTGGGTTGTTCTGTTTGATATCAGATCCTAGAAGGATCTTCATATACCAAAGCACTTGGATCATTAACTtctacattttttctttttaatccttACTTTTGGTGCTTAAGAAGCACATGTAAGTGTGtgcagtcaaaaaaaaaaatgtcatatatttgaATGAAATCTTAAGAATTGTCACGTATCAGCAGTATCTGAAGGGCATCAGTAGATCAGAACATAAAAAGTTTCTCACTTTTGATCAATAGACGTCCCATTTTAAGATCTTCCTTCACCAAACCTTTCAATATCAACACTCGTAAAACTGAACACCCTGGAATAATCCTCTTCTCAAAGCTAAGCCCTAGAAGTTGTGGATACGTGATGATAACCGACATTTCCCAACCCATTTTGTTAATAAAGAAATCCATATGCCTCGCTATCTTCTTCTCAGATCATTTTATAAACCAAGGGTACCTTCTAAATGCCATGAGCAGCTCATCCTCATAAAAACCCCACTTTCTGTAAGCCTCGAATTTCTGCTTCTGTGTCGATATGTTCACTGATGTTAACACATATAGAGCAATTACAAACAAGTATTTTGAAGGTTCGATACCCATTTTCTTAATCTCCTCAGCCATCTGTTTGAACCGATCATGTTCATGTGTCATCGTGCAGGGAAAGTAAGTTAGTAAACTCATGATTTTAGTCTCCGGTACACCATTTTCTCTCAAGATTGCAATATTTCGAGCCACATTCTCTATATCACAATTGATGAGACGAGATTCACGTTTTAGAACAATAACAACATTCTCCACAGTCCCAACTAAACTCTTGAAGAAATTGAACACAGGAATGATTTTGTTTTCTAAGCTATAGAAGGAAGGTCTTGGATATTTGGCGAGAATTTTGGCAATGTTAGCGTTCGAAACGCCAACCGAATGGAAGAATTGAAGTTTAGGGAGAAGGGTCTTTGTAGCACTGGCAATGAGCAATGATGGATACTTTCTTATGAGACTCGAAATCTGTGGTTTAGTGAATCCATGGCTTCTGAAGAGGGTAAGAACAGAGTCTAGTTTATCAGAGGATTCAAAAACAATCTTCTTGGATGCAGAGATGGCAGCTCCGGGTGAGAACCCACATGAGCTGATGAGGTAAGAGACCACGAAAGGGTTCTGATCTCCCAATTGGGACTCTTTTGAAGAGGAAACTAAACGTTCGGAAATGTACTAAAAGCGCAATTAGTTCTGTTTTCAAAATCAGcattcaaaatcttatttttacATCAATTTCAAGGTGTTCTTCCCATATAGTCGGATTGTCTGGAATCTTCAAATTTCGaatctgatatcaatttgtTTTCAGAACTATCAATCAGATTCTTAACCTTTTCCTCGTTTCAAAATCTATTTTGCTATGGGTTTGATTGCTGGTTTATCCCATTAAGAACTGAAAATCAATTGATTCTCTGTTctggaaaccctaattttagaACCCTTCATCAGTTCCGCATCATACCATCAGATATGAACTAGAAATTGGGGACTTCTTGTTCTCCTCCATAAAGCTACCCTTTAACCAGAGTGCTGACCCATTCTGATGATCTGATTCCT
It includes:
- the LOC122064377 gene encoding uncharacterized protein LOC122064377 encodes the protein MRQRVHAILWLKELEEEEEKKLGHPLDDSVELLLDACPEVIETRFKRKPDTKESDHQNGSALWLKGSFMEENKKSPISSSYLMYISERLVSSSKESQLGDQNPFVVSYLISSCGFSPGAAISASKKIVFESSDKLDSVLTLFRSHGFTKPQISSLIRKYPSLLIASATKTLLPKLQFFHSVGVSNANIAKILAKYPRPSFYSLENKIIPVFNFFKSLVGTVENVVIVLKRESRLINCDIENVARNIAILRENGVPETKIMSLLTYFPCTMTHEHDRFKQMAEEIKKMGIEPSKYLFVIALYVLTSVNISTQKQKFEAYRKWGFYEDELLMAFRRYPWFIK